A single genomic interval of Mycolicibacterium holsaticum DSM 44478 = JCM 12374 harbors:
- a CDS encoding HemK2/MTQ2 family protein methyltransferase, whose protein sequence is MTTAYTDLSSPVVAEGVYAPQEDSQLLIDVMEKTGLALGQRVADLCTGSGVAAIAACEQDAQVVTAFDICPRAVHCARTNAAAAGVDVDVHLGSWARAVEFGPYDLVICNPPYVPHDPSLDGAVPSHVGPARAWDAGFDGRLVLDPLCAAVPALLADGGSFLVVQSEFASPRQTLGALAAAGLDAEIVAYQWIPFGPVLTSRAEWLEHTGRLDPGRREEELVVIRADKP, encoded by the coding sequence GTGACTACCGCGTACACCGACCTGAGTAGCCCGGTCGTCGCCGAGGGTGTCTACGCCCCGCAAGAGGACTCCCAACTGCTCATTGATGTCATGGAGAAAACCGGCCTGGCGCTGGGGCAGCGGGTCGCCGACCTGTGCACCGGCTCGGGGGTGGCAGCCATCGCGGCCTGCGAGCAGGACGCTCAGGTGGTCACCGCCTTCGATATCTGTCCGCGTGCGGTGCATTGCGCGCGCACCAACGCTGCAGCCGCGGGCGTCGACGTCGACGTGCACCTGGGCTCGTGGGCGCGTGCGGTCGAGTTCGGGCCGTATGACCTGGTGATCTGCAATCCGCCGTACGTGCCGCACGACCCGAGCCTCGACGGCGCGGTGCCGTCACACGTCGGGCCGGCCAGGGCCTGGGATGCCGGTTTCGACGGGCGCCTTGTCCTGGATCCGCTGTGCGCGGCGGTGCCTGCGCTGCTCGCCGACGGTGGTTCGTTCCTGGTCGTGCAGTCGGAGTTCGCCAGCCCGCGCCAGACGCTGGGTGCGCTGGCAGCCGCCGGCCTGGATGCCGAAATCGTCGCCTACCAATGGATTCCGTTTGGTCCCGTGCTCACGTCACGGGCCGAATGGTTGGAGCACACCGGCCGCCTCGACCCGGGTCGCCGTGAAGAGGAGCTCGTCGTCATCCGGGCTGACAAGCCATGA
- a CDS encoding CDGSH iron-sulfur domain-containing protein — MSDAQPRTVRIVPSGPVLVQGPVRIEMPDGSVVESDRFMVAICACKRSKNYPLCDTSHRCRRRAESPTKSSDKRSA; from the coding sequence ATGAGCGACGCGCAGCCGCGCACGGTGCGGATCGTGCCATCAGGTCCGGTGCTGGTGCAGGGCCCGGTGCGCATCGAGATGCCCGACGGCAGCGTGGTGGAATCCGACCGGTTCATGGTCGCGATCTGTGCGTGCAAGCGCAGCAAGAACTACCCGCTGTGCGACACCAGCCACCGGTGCCGGCGCCGCGCCGAGTCGCCCACCAAGTCGTCAGACAAGCGGTCGGCGTAG
- a CDS encoding phosphodiesterase, whose protein sequence is MRTSDIAALPVRLGAALRGRRLFHPNGVMAEGLLERIAPEGEGLPMTSCDVIGRVSKGVGLPGALPDVAGLAWRMPPPQDLRGCGPWDVLLASTVANSRIVLSPVTAWQGATFSSLMPLQYQDSAWWVRARLTTEFEGRGLSLDTISEQIDSDGLVFDIDQAAGTGEFRPLARLTLRHADPSSDDVAFDPTMHSDPDVTLLPRWLGEFRRAAYRRSRQGRDAQ, encoded by the coding sequence GTGCGTACTTCTGACATCGCCGCGTTACCGGTCCGGCTCGGGGCGGCCCTTCGCGGCCGCCGGTTGTTCCACCCCAACGGCGTGATGGCCGAGGGTCTTCTCGAGCGAATCGCCCCGGAGGGCGAGGGCCTGCCGATGACATCGTGCGACGTGATCGGCAGGGTGTCCAAGGGCGTCGGTTTGCCCGGCGCGCTGCCCGACGTCGCGGGCCTGGCGTGGCGGATGCCGCCGCCGCAGGATCTGCGCGGTTGCGGGCCGTGGGATGTGCTGTTGGCCTCGACCGTGGCCAACAGCCGCATCGTGCTCTCGCCGGTGACCGCGTGGCAGGGCGCGACGTTTTCGAGCCTGATGCCGCTGCAATACCAGGATTCGGCGTGGTGGGTGCGGGCACGTCTAACCACCGAGTTCGAAGGGCGTGGCTTGTCGCTGGACACGATCAGTGAGCAAATCGATTCGGACGGACTGGTTTTCGATATCGACCAGGCCGCGGGCACCGGCGAGTTCAGGCCGCTGGCACGGCTGACGCTTCGGCACGCCGACCCGAGCAGCGACGACGTCGCGTTCGATCCCACGATGCACAGCGACCCCGACGTCACGCTGCTTCCCCGCTGGCTCGGGGAGTTTCGGCGCGCGGCCTACCGGCGTAGCCGCCAGGGCCGCGACGCGCAGTGA
- a CDS encoding cupin domain-containing protein, which produces MTAAAMVTPAAHAEPTSQNSDPNVLVDTVFNEPTNVAGKSLEAVRVSYPPGAKSPAHHHAKSAFIMAYVLSGAIRSQVDGEPARVYHAGETWREAPGAHHAVSENASATEPAELLAVFLLDTGDNPLTTDDIPR; this is translated from the coding sequence ATGACGGCCGCCGCGATGGTCACGCCTGCGGCCCACGCAGAGCCGACATCGCAGAATTCAGACCCAAATGTGTTGGTCGACACCGTTTTCAACGAACCCACCAATGTGGCGGGCAAATCGCTTGAAGCAGTGCGGGTCAGCTATCCGCCAGGCGCCAAGAGCCCGGCTCATCACCACGCGAAGTCGGCGTTCATCATGGCCTACGTGCTTTCCGGAGCGATCCGCAGCCAGGTCGACGGCGAGCCGGCGCGGGTCTATCACGCCGGTGAAACGTGGCGAGAGGCCCCGGGCGCGCACCACGCGGTCAGTGAAAACGCCAGTGCCACCGAACCCGCGGAACTGCTCGCGGTCTTCCTGCTCGACACCGGAGACAACCCACTCACCACCGATGACATCCCCCGCTAG
- a CDS encoding GNAT family N-acetyltransferase: MVEHRHVDIDPVSRHIRTRRLLLRPWRLDDDIAACAIYGVDEVARWLCPALPGPVDRGDMRRMLSAWMAESDAAGLPLGRWAITDKRSGQVLGGVALLPLPPGCSDLEIGWQIAPAMWGHGYGAEAGHAVAHQAFENAGLSEVFAVVRPDNRRAVATARRVGMEWVGETTKYYGLSLHVYRLRKADLDLPEPACADVTEPTT; this comes from the coding sequence ATGGTTGAGCATCGTCACGTCGACATCGACCCCGTGTCACGACATATACGGACCCGCCGACTGCTGCTGCGGCCATGGCGCCTTGACGACGATATCGCCGCGTGCGCAATATATGGCGTCGACGAGGTAGCCCGCTGGTTGTGCCCGGCACTGCCCGGCCCGGTCGATCGCGGCGACATGCGACGCATGTTGAGCGCCTGGATGGCAGAAAGCGACGCGGCCGGGCTGCCGTTGGGTCGGTGGGCGATCACCGACAAGCGATCTGGACAGGTGCTCGGGGGAGTGGCGCTGCTGCCGCTGCCACCGGGCTGTAGCGACCTCGAGATCGGTTGGCAGATCGCCCCGGCGATGTGGGGTCATGGGTACGGCGCGGAGGCCGGTCACGCAGTCGCACACCAGGCGTTTGAAAACGCCGGCCTCAGTGAGGTGTTCGCGGTCGTGCGGCCCGACAATCGCCGTGCGGTGGCCACGGCACGGCGCGTGGGGATGGAATGGGTCGGCGAAACCACCAAGTACTACGGGTTATCCCTGCACGTCTATCGACTGAGGAAGGCGGATCTGGATCTTCCGGAGCCGGCCTGCGCCGATGTCACGGAGCCGACAACGTAG
- a CDS encoding manganese catalase family protein: protein MFVHNKDLQFEVRVERPDPRFATLLQEQFGGANGELKAAMQYFTQAFVLRQKNPKMYDLFMDIATEEFSHLEMVGSMITMLLDGLNDDLKMANERCDWMPAVASRDGRDEIIHSVAVNPLFFTLSGGGPDVKDSAGVPWQGTFVNANGDPTVDLRSNLAAESRAKIVYEYLKQFTDDPGVQDTLTFLMTREVAHFQQFTAALNELPVNFPPGQLPGDDRFQNVAFNMSNGAGSVRGQWNEGQGPWPEGMKWEYVEKPEDQWLGTKKRENKGDQRCPEGQPAVQSEKPFTHEQHTATS from the coding sequence ATGTTCGTACACAACAAAGATCTCCAATTCGAGGTTCGGGTCGAAAGGCCAGACCCTCGCTTCGCGACGCTGCTCCAGGAGCAGTTCGGCGGCGCCAATGGCGAACTCAAGGCCGCGATGCAGTACTTCACCCAGGCGTTCGTGCTGCGCCAGAAGAACCCGAAGATGTACGACCTGTTCATGGACATCGCCACCGAGGAGTTCAGCCACCTGGAAATGGTCGGTTCGATGATCACGATGTTGCTCGACGGCCTCAACGACGACCTGAAGATGGCCAACGAACGCTGTGACTGGATGCCCGCGGTGGCCAGCCGCGACGGTCGCGACGAGATCATCCACAGCGTCGCGGTCAACCCGCTGTTCTTCACGCTCAGCGGAGGAGGACCCGACGTGAAGGATTCCGCCGGTGTCCCGTGGCAGGGCACCTTCGTCAACGCCAACGGAGATCCCACCGTCGATTTGCGCAGCAACCTGGCGGCCGAATCGCGCGCGAAGATCGTCTACGAGTACCTCAAGCAGTTCACCGACGACCCCGGTGTGCAGGACACTCTGACGTTCCTGATGACACGGGAGGTCGCCCACTTCCAGCAGTTCACCGCCGCGCTCAACGAACTGCCGGTGAACTTCCCGCCCGGGCAGCTGCCCGGCGACGACCGCTTCCAGAACGTGGCCTTCAACATGTCCAACGGCGCGGGCTCGGTACGCGGACAGTGGAACGAGGGCCAGGGACCGTGGCCAGAGGGCATGAAATGGGAGTACGTGGAGAAGCCGGAGGACCAGTGGCTCGGCACCAAGAAGCGGGAGAACAAGGGCGACCAGCGGTGCCCTGAGGGTCAGCCCGCGGTGCAAAGCGAGAAGCCGTTCACCCACGAGCAACACACAGCGACTTCCTGA
- a CDS encoding LLM class F420-dependent oxidoreductase has translation MTRFGYTLLTEQSGPKELVHYAVSAEHAGFDFEVSSDHYFPWLSSQGHAPYAWSVLGAVAHATEKVELFTYVTCPTMRYHPAIVAQKAATLQILADGRFTLGLGTGENLNEHVVGKRWPTVARRQEMLREAIQIIRELFTGEMVDWKGEYFEVDSARLWDVPDTPVGIAAAVSGERSVETFAPLADHLIAVEPNKDLVDAWHDARRATGLPGDVRVVGQIPICWDPDRDAAVQRAHDQFRWFAGGWAVNSDLPTTAGFDGATQFVRPGDVAESMPCGPDLDAIVDAVSKYWEAGFTDIAMVQIGDENQDLFLTEAAGPLLEKLRNASG, from the coding sequence ATGACGCGGTTCGGATACACCCTGTTGACAGAACAAAGCGGTCCCAAAGAGCTTGTCCACTACGCCGTTTCGGCGGAACATGCCGGTTTCGACTTCGAAGTGAGCTCCGATCACTACTTCCCGTGGCTGTCCTCGCAGGGCCACGCGCCGTACGCGTGGTCGGTGCTCGGTGCCGTCGCGCACGCCACCGAGAAGGTGGAGTTGTTCACCTACGTCACCTGCCCGACGATGCGCTACCACCCCGCCATCGTCGCGCAGAAGGCCGCCACGCTGCAGATCCTCGCCGACGGGCGGTTCACCCTCGGGCTGGGCACCGGGGAGAACCTCAACGAGCACGTGGTCGGCAAACGCTGGCCGACGGTGGCCCGACGCCAGGAAATGCTGCGCGAGGCCATTCAGATCATCCGGGAACTGTTCACCGGTGAGATGGTCGACTGGAAAGGGGAGTACTTCGAGGTCGACTCGGCGCGGTTGTGGGACGTGCCCGACACACCGGTGGGCATCGCCGCCGCCGTCTCCGGCGAGCGGTCCGTGGAGACGTTCGCCCCGCTGGCCGACCATCTGATCGCGGTCGAACCCAACAAAGACCTCGTCGACGCCTGGCACGACGCCCGGCGCGCCACCGGCCTGCCAGGCGACGTGCGCGTCGTCGGGCAGATCCCGATCTGCTGGGATCCCGACCGCGACGCGGCCGTGCAGCGCGCCCACGACCAGTTCCGCTGGTTCGCCGGGGGCTGGGCGGTGAACTCCGATCTGCCGACGACGGCCGGGTTCGACGGTGCGACGCAGTTCGTGCGGCCCGGGGACGTCGCCGAATCGATGCCGTGCGGACCGGATCTCGACGCGATCGTCGACGCGGTGAGCAAGTACTGGGAGGCCGGATTCACCGACATCGCGATGGTGCAGATCGGCGACGAGAACCAGGACCTGTTCCTCACAGAGGCGGCCGGACCGCTGCTGGAAAAGTTGCGAAACGCATCGGGCTGA
- a CDS encoding iron-containing redox enzyme family protein gives MPSVFVEPALPQAVGPLSATIIDLLRRDRPALHVRPIDVPVAEAAPYGLDMQLALYVCYELHYRGFAGVSPRWEWNPSLLHLRGRLEEAFLGAVRQDVGPISADDTAAAEMDKLSVEPVDGDGPSYYLRDKGTWEQMQEYFVHRSVYHLKEGDPHAWAIPRLAGHAKAAFVAVEFDEFGGGRGDHVHQHLYAELMDAAGLDRAYLGYLDTVSAEALAAVNLMSLFGLHRELRGATIGHFAATEITSSPGSRRLVQALERMGAPEPCVAFYQEHVVADAVHEQVVRTDVVGDLVAGEPQLERDVVFGMRACEVVEERLANHLMECWTDDRSSLRRPLV, from the coding sequence ATGCCTTCGGTCTTTGTCGAACCTGCGCTGCCCCAGGCCGTCGGGCCGCTGTCCGCCACGATCATCGACCTGCTGCGCCGGGACCGGCCCGCGCTGCACGTGCGGCCGATCGACGTGCCGGTCGCCGAGGCCGCACCGTACGGGCTGGACATGCAACTGGCACTGTATGTCTGCTACGAGTTGCACTACCGCGGCTTCGCCGGGGTCAGCCCGCGTTGGGAGTGGAATCCCTCGCTGCTACATCTGCGTGGCCGCCTCGAAGAGGCGTTCCTCGGCGCGGTGCGCCAGGACGTCGGCCCCATTTCGGCCGACGACACCGCCGCGGCCGAGATGGACAAGCTGTCGGTCGAACCGGTCGACGGTGACGGCCCGTCCTACTACCTGCGCGACAAGGGCACCTGGGAGCAGATGCAGGAGTACTTCGTGCACCGCTCGGTCTACCACCTCAAAGAGGGCGATCCGCACGCATGGGCGATCCCCCGGCTGGCCGGCCACGCCAAGGCGGCCTTCGTCGCGGTCGAATTCGACGAATTCGGCGGCGGCCGTGGCGATCACGTCCATCAGCACCTGTACGCCGAGCTGATGGATGCCGCGGGTCTGGACCGGGCGTACCTCGGTTACCTCGACACGGTTTCGGCCGAAGCCCTGGCCGCAGTCAACCTGATGTCGCTGTTCGGGTTGCACCGCGAACTACGCGGGGCGACGATCGGGCATTTCGCGGCCACGGAGATCACGTCTTCACCGGGTTCGCGACGGCTGGTGCAGGCCCTCGAGCGGATGGGCGCTCCCGAACCGTGTGTGGCTTTCTACCAGGAGCACGTGGTGGCCGATGCCGTTCACGAGCAGGTGGTGCGCACCGACGTGGTCGGCGATCTCGTCGCCGGCGAACCACAGCTGGAACGCGATGTCGTGTTCGGGATGCGGGCATGCGAGGTCGTGGAGGAACGGCTGGCCAACCACCTGATGGAGTGCTGGACCGATGACCGTTCGTCGCTACGCCGACCGCTTGTCTGA
- a CDS encoding YkgB family protein, with translation MSRNLGTGTMADASTGSRTTTIAALVARYCLVIVIAWFGLMKFTYYESHGISPLVANSPFMSWIYDIISISAFGRLLGPVELITAALLAVKPWYPKASVLGGLIASLFFLTTLSTMITTPGIGEASAGGFPILSANGQFLMKDIALFGLSLWLLADAFEAARRQKTTTAEHAGISR, from the coding sequence ATGTCACGCAACCTGGGCACCGGCACGATGGCCGACGCGTCCACCGGCTCCCGGACCACGACGATCGCGGCGCTGGTCGCCCGTTATTGCCTGGTCATCGTCATCGCCTGGTTCGGCCTGATGAAATTCACCTACTACGAATCCCACGGCATCTCGCCACTGGTCGCCAACAGCCCCTTCATGAGCTGGATCTACGACATCATCTCGATCAGCGCCTTCGGTCGGCTCCTGGGACCGGTGGAGCTGATCACCGCGGCGCTGCTCGCCGTCAAACCCTGGTACCCCAAGGCATCGGTACTCGGCGGCCTGATCGCATCGCTGTTCTTCTTGACCACCCTGAGCACCATGATCACCACCCCCGGCATCGGTGAAGCGTCCGCAGGCGGCTTCCCTATCCTGTCGGCCAACGGCCAGTTCCTGATGAAAGACATCGCACTGTTCGGCCTGTCGCTGTGGTTGCTCGCCGACGCGTTCGAGGCAGCACGCCGACAGAAAACCACCACCGCCGAACATGCCGGCATCTCCCGCTGA
- the lpdA gene encoding dihydrolipoyl dehydrogenase: protein MTPSASDHYDLIVVGGGSGGYVAAIRAAQLGMTVGIVEERYWGGVCLNTGCVPSKALLRNAEIAAIVTQQPALFGISGHISLDYARAVSRSREVAEARVRGVHFLMRKNNITEIDGHGRFISPHRIEIDLRDGGKRVLSFDHAVIATGSRVRMLPGVVLSDNIVTYEQQILRADLPESIVIIGAGGIGMEFAYILHSYGVRVEILEFADRALPNEDAAVSAELQRHFRRRGITIHTSTRVATVTDHGECVTVSYTGVDGTYATTKAARAFICIGFCPNVEGIGLDVAGVRVTAAGAVDIDDYMRTSAPHIYAVGDVTAKVQLAHVASAQGVVAAETIGNVQTMPLDYPMMPRVTFCQPQVASFGLTEEQARAAGHRIRVATFPMRASAKAHGLGERGGFIKMIADDEHGELLGAHLVGSEVSELLPELTLARLWDLTVTELARNVHTHPTLGEGLQECFHALTEGAINL, encoded by the coding sequence ATGACACCGTCAGCGTCAGACCATTACGACCTCATCGTCGTCGGTGGCGGCTCCGGTGGATATGTCGCGGCTATCCGCGCCGCCCAACTCGGCATGACCGTCGGGATAGTGGAGGAGCGCTACTGGGGCGGGGTCTGTCTCAACACCGGGTGTGTCCCGTCAAAAGCGCTGCTGCGCAACGCCGAAATCGCCGCCATCGTCACCCAGCAGCCCGCCCTCTTCGGCATTTCCGGTCACATCAGCCTCGACTATGCGCGCGCCGTTTCACGCAGCCGCGAAGTCGCCGAGGCCCGGGTCCGCGGAGTGCACTTCCTGATGCGCAAGAACAACATCACCGAGATCGACGGCCACGGCCGTTTCATCAGCCCGCACCGGATCGAAATAGACCTGCGTGACGGAGGCAAAAGGGTCCTGAGCTTCGACCACGCTGTCATCGCGACGGGGTCACGCGTGCGGATGCTGCCCGGCGTTGTCCTCAGCGACAACATCGTCACCTATGAACAGCAGATTCTGCGCGCCGATCTGCCCGAGTCCATCGTGATCATCGGCGCGGGTGGCATCGGTATGGAGTTCGCCTACATCCTGCACAGTTACGGCGTACGCGTCGAGATCCTGGAATTCGCCGACCGCGCCCTTCCCAACGAGGACGCCGCTGTGTCAGCTGAGCTACAGCGGCACTTTCGGCGGCGCGGGATAACCATTCACACGTCCACCCGTGTGGCCACCGTCACCGACCACGGTGAGTGCGTCACCGTCAGCTACACCGGCGTTGACGGCACGTACGCCACCACCAAGGCTGCGCGGGCGTTCATCTGTATCGGGTTCTGTCCCAACGTCGAAGGAATCGGTCTCGATGTCGCTGGAGTGCGTGTCACCGCGGCCGGCGCTGTCGACATCGACGACTACATGCGTACGTCCGCCCCGCATATCTACGCCGTCGGCGACGTGACCGCCAAAGTGCAACTCGCCCACGTCGCGTCCGCACAAGGCGTGGTGGCCGCCGAAACCATCGGCAACGTGCAGACAATGCCCTTGGACTACCCGATGATGCCGCGAGTGACGTTCTGCCAGCCGCAAGTCGCCAGCTTCGGGCTCACCGAAGAGCAGGCCCGTGCGGCAGGTCACCGCATCCGGGTCGCCACTTTCCCGATGCGGGCCAGCGCCAAAGCGCACGGCCTCGGAGAGCGCGGCGGTTTCATCAAGATGATCGCCGACGACGAACACGGTGAGCTGCTGGGCGCGCATCTGGTGGGCAGCGAGGTCAGTGAACTCCTCCCCGAGTTGACGCTGGCCCGGCTGTGGGATCTCACCGTCACCGAACTGGCACGAAACGTACACACCCATCCCACCCTCGGTGAAGGGCTCCAGGAATGCTTCCACGCCCTGACCGAGGGGGCCATCAACCTGTAG
- a CDS encoding NADP-dependent oxidoreductase has product MRAIAVSDRDAGVAGLSLTDLPYPQTGENDVVVQVHAAGFTPGELDWPHTWIDRAGRDRTPSVPGHELSGVVVELGYGTTGLSIGQRVFGLADWARNGSLAEYTAVEARNLAPLPIDIDHTMAAALPISGLTAWQGLFDHGRLATGQTVLIHGAAGAVGSVAVQLAREVGARVIGTGRGAHRDRAAALGVHTFLDLETENLEDAGEVDLVFDVLGGEVLARSAALVRAGGTLVTVAEPSETRPRDGRTVFFVVEADRAQLTELAARVRDGRLTPPVSAVLPLAEAPAAFAPAKRVPGKTILRVTEG; this is encoded by the coding sequence ATGCGAGCCATCGCTGTTTCAGATCGTGACGCCGGAGTCGCCGGCCTGTCGCTGACCGACCTGCCCTATCCCCAGACCGGCGAGAACGACGTCGTCGTTCAGGTGCACGCCGCAGGCTTCACGCCCGGTGAGCTTGACTGGCCGCACACGTGGATCGACCGCGCGGGCCGCGACCGCACCCCCAGCGTGCCCGGCCACGAGTTATCGGGCGTCGTGGTCGAGTTGGGATACGGCACCACCGGTCTGAGCATCGGGCAGCGGGTGTTCGGGCTGGCCGACTGGGCCCGCAACGGCTCGCTGGCCGAGTACACCGCGGTGGAAGCCCGCAACCTCGCACCGCTGCCGATCGACATCGACCACACCATGGCCGCCGCCTTGCCGATCTCGGGTTTGACCGCCTGGCAGGGCCTGTTCGATCACGGCCGCCTCGCCACCGGGCAAACGGTCCTGATCCACGGCGCGGCCGGTGCCGTCGGGTCGGTCGCGGTGCAGCTCGCGCGTGAGGTCGGCGCCCGCGTCATCGGCACCGGCCGCGGCGCACATCGGGACCGTGCGGCCGCGCTCGGCGTTCACACCTTCTTGGACCTGGAGACCGAAAACCTGGAGGACGCCGGAGAAGTCGACCTCGTGTTCGACGTGCTCGGCGGCGAGGTCCTCGCCCGCTCGGCGGCGCTGGTACGCGCGGGCGGCACACTGGTCACCGTCGCCGAGCCCTCAGAAACGCGGCCGCGCGACGGGCGGACAGTATTCTTCGTCGTGGAGGCCGACCGCGCCCAGCTCACCGAACTGGCCGCGCGAGTACGCGATGGACGCCTCACACCGCCGGTCAGCGCCGTGTTGCCATTGGCCGAAGCCCCCGCGGCGTTCGCTCCGGCCAAACGTGTCCCCGGCAAGACGATCCTGCGCGTAACCGAAGGCTGA